Proteins encoded within one genomic window of Actinoplanes octamycinicus:
- a CDS encoding phosphoribosyltransferase, which produces MTDDLRDRLRRAFRWTDPGPPSDYLVSDRSGWWRDPVILDGLGPALADLFRSDRPTVVVSPEVTGFLLGPLVARALGVGFVEAYRAGARRAIAEPMIWAEVPADHRGDVQQLGVRRRLLADDDRVLVVDDWAATGAQARGLRTLLGDRYLGTAAIVDECPPPVTAELTIRSLLSGADLDP; this is translated from the coding sequence GTGACCGACGATCTCCGTGACCGGCTGCGCCGCGCCTTCCGCTGGACCGACCCGGGCCCACCCAGCGATTATCTGGTCAGCGACCGGTCCGGCTGGTGGCGTGACCCGGTGATCCTGGACGGGCTCGGACCGGCGCTCGCCGATCTCTTCCGGTCCGACCGGCCGACCGTGGTGGTCTCGCCCGAGGTGACCGGATTCCTGCTCGGCCCGCTCGTGGCGCGCGCCCTCGGAGTCGGGTTCGTCGAGGCGTACCGGGCCGGCGCCCGCCGGGCCATCGCCGAACCGATGATCTGGGCCGAGGTCCCGGCCGACCACCGCGGCGACGTCCAGCAGCTCGGCGTCCGCCGCCGGCTGCTGGCCGACGACGACCGCGTCCTGGTGGTCGACGACTGGGCCGCGACCGGCGCCCAGGCGCGTGGCCTGCGCACCCTGCTCGGCGACCGCTATCTGGGCACCGCCGCGATCGTCGACGAGTGCCCGCCGCCGGTCACCGCCGAGCTCACCATCCGCAGCCTGCTGTCCGGCGCCGACCTCGACCCCTGA
- the dcd gene encoding dCTP deaminase, which produces MLLSDRDLVAEIKSGSLSLEPFEPSLMQPSSIDVRLDRFFRVFNNHLYTHIDPAEQQDELTAEVEVEDGQPFVLHPGEFVLASTLEVITLGQELAARLEGKSSLGRLGLLTHSTAGFIDPGFSGHVTLELSNVANLPIKLWPGMKIGQLCIFRLSSPAEHPYGSAVYGSRYQGQRGPTPSRSSMNFRTWPTR; this is translated from the coding sequence ATGCTGCTCTCCGACCGTGACCTGGTGGCCGAGATCAAATCCGGCAGCCTCTCGCTCGAGCCCTTCGAGCCGTCGCTCATGCAGCCGTCCAGCATCGATGTGCGGTTGGACCGCTTCTTCCGGGTTTTCAACAACCACCTCTACACCCACATCGACCCGGCCGAGCAGCAGGACGAGCTGACCGCCGAGGTCGAGGTCGAGGACGGTCAGCCGTTCGTGCTGCACCCGGGCGAGTTCGTGCTGGCCTCCACGCTCGAGGTGATCACCCTCGGTCAGGAGCTGGCCGCGCGCCTGGAGGGCAAGAGCAGCCTGGGCCGCCTCGGCCTGCTCACCCACTCCACGGCTGGCTTCATCGACCCGGGCTTCTCCGGTCACGTAACGCTGGAGCTGTCCAACGTGGCGAACCTGCCGATCAAGCTCTGGCCGGGGATGAAAATCGGTCAGCTCTGCATCTTCCGGCTCTCCAGCCCGGCCGAGCACCCGTATGGCTCCGCCGTCTACGGCTCCCGCTACCAGGGCCAGCGCGGCCCGACCCCGAGCCGCTCGTCGATGAACTTCCGCACCTGGCCCACCCGCTGA
- a CDS encoding YciI family protein: MSLVAGREVAGRAIYDDAVYLMISTYQKPLAEVDQAREAHLAFVAGLEERGLSVTAGRQDPPVGGIILLDVDTEAEAHEVIAQDPYVQQGLATYAAVGWQISRGALAGYQRKY, translated from the coding sequence GTGAGCTTGGTCGCGGGACGGGAGGTGGCCGGACGGGCGATCTACGATGACGCGGTGTATCTGATGATTTCGACGTACCAGAAGCCGCTTGCTGAGGTTGACCAGGCTCGGGAGGCGCATCTCGCGTTCGTCGCCGGGCTGGAGGAGCGGGGGCTGTCGGTCACCGCGGGGCGGCAGGATCCGCCGGTGGGCGGCATCATCCTGCTGGATGTGGACACCGAGGCCGAGGCGCACGAGGTGATCGCTCAGGATCCCTATGTGCAGCAGGGCCTGGCCACCTACGCCGCGGTCGGCTGGCAGATCAGCCGCGGTGCCCTCGCCGGCTACCAGCGCAAGTACTGA
- a CDS encoding YcxB family protein: MQIQIIAAPDPGLVAAATRRRLRTPVLVARCAGWALLAVTVLVQVATGLLQPGLLAGGVVLAVLVPVVLLNRTARRSLRHGRLTTYEISDGGVARSSEAGRHAYAWRAFRSVEALSGQLMFGLRGGRWVRVPTTGLSPAQVEQVLGTAFAQGLRVHR; the protein is encoded by the coding sequence GTGCAGATCCAGATCATCGCGGCGCCGGATCCGGGGCTGGTCGCGGCGGCCACGCGGCGGCGGTTGCGGACTCCGGTGCTGGTCGCCCGATGTGCGGGGTGGGCCCTGCTGGCGGTGACCGTGCTGGTTCAGGTGGCGACCGGGCTGCTGCAGCCGGGACTGCTGGCGGGCGGGGTGGTGCTCGCCGTGCTGGTGCCGGTGGTCCTGCTGAACCGGACGGCGCGACGGTCACTGCGGCACGGCCGGCTGACCACCTATGAGATCAGCGACGGCGGGGTGGCGCGGTCCAGCGAGGCCGGGCGGCACGCCTACGCGTGGCGGGCGTTCCGCAGCGTGGAGGCGCTGTCCGGGCAGTTGATGTTCGGGCTGCGCGGCGGCCGGTGGGTGCGGGTGCCGACGACCGGGTTGAGCCCGGCCCAGGTGGAGCAGGTCCTCGGGACCGCGTTCGCCCAGGGCCTCCGCGTGCACCGCTGA
- a CDS encoding pyridoxamine 5'-phosphate oxidase family protein encodes MASWSEFAAAEPSLAAGIRALLQQYGPGMGYLATIRPDGGPRVHPISPVFAGAGLYCFLVNSPKRRDLERDPRYALHSYPPEESDDEAYLSGRAMPVRDPRTITAIAGALRASPDVDWRLFELSVESATLRHHGPSGAVPLAAAPLPIPIAQTWRAPSKLPRTLAMAG; translated from the coding sequence ATGGCTTCCTGGTCCGAATTCGCCGCCGCCGAGCCGTCGCTCGCCGCCGGCATCCGTGCGCTCCTGCAGCAGTACGGCCCCGGCATGGGCTACCTCGCCACCATCCGTCCCGACGGCGGCCCGCGAGTGCACCCGATCTCGCCGGTCTTCGCCGGCGCGGGGCTGTATTGCTTCCTGGTCAACTCGCCGAAACGCCGCGACCTGGAGCGCGACCCCCGCTATGCGCTGCACTCCTATCCGCCGGAGGAGAGCGACGACGAGGCCTATCTGTCCGGCCGGGCCATGCCGGTCCGCGACCCGCGCACCATCACGGCGATCGCCGGAGCGCTGCGCGCCTCGCCGGATGTCGACTGGCGGCTGTTCGAGCTGAGCGTCGAGTCGGCGACCCTGCGCCACCACGGCCCGTCCGGCGCGGTGCCGCTCGCCGCCGCCCCGCTACCGATTCCGATCGCCCAGACCTGGCGGGCACCCAGCAAGTTACCGCGCACCCTCGCCATGGCGGGCTGA